The DNA region TTTATTCTCTCCACTCTCGGTTTGGTGATGCTCCACCGCACTCTCCGGAATTGGTACCTTCAGGGTGGTGACGACTTGTACATCTTGATCCTCTGTTTCCTTGTCGTGGTGGCCTGGAAGCTTCTCCTTGATCTTCTCCGCTACTCCTTTCTTCTCCTCACCTTCTTCGTCGTCCGACTGTTAAGATATTCAAAACCATGAGTGTGATTATTAGTTTAGTTCAATCAAGATCGATCGTAAATCACTCTTCACTCAGATCCAACACGACCTCTTCTCAACCATTTCGATGAAAACCAAAACTTAATAAACTTACAGAAGAAGCAGAGCTGTTGGATCGGTGAAGCTTTTCGATGACACTAGGTTTATTCACCTTATCCTCTTCGGTCTTCTCTTGAAGTTCCTCGAGGAGAGTAATCTTGTTCTCCTTCACTTCCTCGTGTTCCGCAGCTAACTCCGGTTCCGAGACCTGAGCCTTATGGTCGAACTCAGACTCGAGCGTCGTAGTCTCtgcctctttcttcttccccaaGAAATCGAACATTCCACGATCGGTAACTTCTGGTGTAGTAGTAGTTGATGATTCATCTGTTGCGACGACCTTTGGGGTCTCGTGCTCGGGAACGGTGTTCTTGTACTCTTCCGCCATAGTTAAAATTTGAATGGATTGAACGATTTTAATAAACAGAAACTAAGAACTTTTAAGTTGCTTTAAGATGGTTTTGAAGAGGTGTGTGTGTGATGAGTATATCGTTGTTGTTTgagatgagagaagagagagttgggGTTTTATATTAGGTGAAGAGAAGGGTCCAGGCCAACGCGGAGGTAACGCTGGaaagatttaattatttttctaataaagcAAAAGtatggatatttaaaaaattgcagGATGACCCCTTTCGTTTAAGTCGGTAGATGAAATATCAccactttttattaatttaaatcattacagtgttattaatatattagatgaAGAGTTTAAACTAATAATAGATATCGCATAGTCATGTACTTTATATCGACCCAACTATGGTTTTCGTGGTCGATGTGCATCCTagtaattttataatctaatggcattttatttaatttttgaaagatAACAGATGGATAAGTCAAGAGTCTGAATAGACTTCTATAGGAATAAAATGTAGTAGTGGTttagaatttgaatttgatatgTTATGTCACCATCATTATTCAAAcctttttgtaacaaaaaaaaagtaagtagaactcttacaatatttaaacatttctatatgattttaactaagattaaaagaaattatagagGGGTTCTATATGTATTCAACTAAAAGAATAACCACTAGGCAAACGGGGAAAGTTTTGAGAGATAGGTTACAAGAGaaatatatcatcaaactttAAAAAGGGATGTTTCCAACTCTTTTAAGACTTTCTGGTTATCTTtgttagaaaataaacaataatgGGTAAAATTACAGTATCTTTCTTAAAAACGTATCAttacaataaaacaataaaccgaACTATTAACAGCTTTTTAACAAGCCATAAGATTCACGAGTCGTGGCAATACATAATTGATAGGGAAGACAAAAACTAACGGTCAGTAAATGGGAAAGGCTAATGTACAAGAGAAGCTAGAACGAAGTAGAAGAATAATAATGAGGAAAGATATGAATTTTAAACCAATACATGGTGAACGCGTGTCAGAGCGGGGCCCACATATGGAACTCATTACTCATTGGTCGGCTTTGATTGGCTTAAACCATGGATGTCGGTCATGTAGGCCCACCGATTGCAGAtattttttagagttaaaattcctaaaatatgaCATTACTTCtctaataaaaagtaaaagacgataccaaattttttttgttatatttttaaacaagatTTTAACAGATGGGATGGGAGCATTTGAGAACGcacaatttcgtttttttttttttttctttttttctttttattaaactcATTCAACTATTATGAAATATGAATCGTGTTCTGTTGAAAGATTTAAGACGTCGTGCCACATATTAATAAATTGATACGTTTCATGTACACGCGACCCGTAATTAACAGGccaaactatataaaaaaacaaaaaaaaacttacgcaTTGGAGGGTGGTCACTCTACCGACACATACCAAACAAATCAATCGTTTTCGTTGCCAAAATTGATTTAATTCACATTTAAACcctcatccaaaaaaaaattaaaattcagatcGTATTCATCAGATACTATACTATATCGACGTAGGAGATGTAATTGATCAAAGAAACAATATTAAACCGAATCTAAACCAATATTAAAccggttttatttatttatgtaaaccAAAAATGAATTTTATGTCAAATACATGGGCACCAAACCATGAAGCAGGGCCATATGTTGTGCCAATAGTGTTTACAAATAACGTTACCAAAACGGATCAAAGCCTACTGTTTTGATAACAAGCACACGATGCGGGCCTGGCCTCATTATAAACAAGCACAGGTTCAAAAATATGAGTATTTTTATCTTGTCCCTCGATGTATTGTGATGGGTTTGAACCCCGATTGGGACAACGATAATGATACTGTCACAACTATACACTCCAGTCTCCATACCAAAAAAAGTTCCACAGTTTTCACTAGTATCAATAGAATAGAATCACTTCGTTCATTTATgtagaaaagagagaatgatGCCTTATATTAAAAAGccaatttttttagattaaaacacaaataatacataaatttggaGAAAAgcttaaaattaaagaaaagagagtatgataacaaaaacacaacaaatgtCCCACTCGGCCACTCCCACATCACATTATTCATTTGTTCTTATCATTTTCTTAAGCAGactccttttctttcttctcttcctctgtcttGGCGTGGTAACCTGGAAGCTTCTCCTTGATCTTTTCCATAAATCCCTTCTTCTCCTCCGGATGCTCAGCAATCGGTGTTGCTGTTTCAACCAACGGTGTGGTGTTGACGACCTGTGATTCCTCTGGTTTCTTGCTGTGGCCAGGAAGCTTCTCCTTGATCTTATCCATTAgccctttcttctcttcttcttctggtttttgATGCTCTACTGGATGTGGTGCTGGCATGTTGGTGACGACTGGTACATCATGACCCTCTGTTTTCACGCCGTGTGGAAACTTATCCTTGATCTTATCCATCACTCCTTggttctcttcctctgttttcgcATCTCCTTCGAGGATCTTTTtcttgtccttcttcttcttcctcttctcaccgtcttcaccttcttcatcgCTCGACTGTTCAAAATCAAACGATGAGTTTGTTTGTCTACTTAGTTACCAAAAAACtacaaacttataaaaacttttgtacttacagaagaagaagagctgtTGGATCGGTGGAGTTTTTCGAAAAGGTTTGGcttgttctcttcttcctcctcgtgTTTCTGGTGAAGCTGCTCGAGGAGGGTAGGCTTAtgctccttctcttcctctttttggtGTTTCGCCACGAACGGCTCTGGTTCAGAGATCTGAGTCTTGTGCTCGAAGTCAGACGCGAGAGTATTCGTCTCTTGAGGTTTCACTTCCTCCTTTTTCTTCAAGAAATCGAACATTCCCCGTTCCTTAATCTCTGGCGTCGTCGTCGTTGATGGCTCTTCTGTCGCGACGTTGTTCTTGTACTCTTCCGCCATAGTTAGCCTTAAATCGGTTGAACAGTTAACGTAAATAATAAACAGAAGTTTCGAAATTCGAAATTGAGCTTTAAGTTGCTTTACGATGTGTTTTCAAGAGCTGTGTGTGTGATGAGAGAATTATTGTGATGAGTGGGGTTTTATATAGTGTGAAGAGAAGGGTCTAGGCCAACGCGGAGGTCACGCTGTTAAAGATTTTAACTATTTCGTTTAAAGATAATAATACAAAGGACGGATACTATTTCTTAAATTGCAGAATGGacccctttttttctttgacgtCGGTGGATGAGAGAGTTAAACTAATAGTAATAGAGATATTCGCATAGTCATGTACTTTTTCGTTCACGGGAGATGTATGGGAAGGTTTGGTTACATGGTCGACATAAcatcattttaatttattatttgattgtatattataaaaattagattAGATAGATAAGAAGATATGTAatgtattattaaataatttgaatagaTTAGGATATAGTCATATAGTACATAATATAGTGGTTTGAAATTAGATGTTGTTATCGTAATATAGTGGCATTAGGATATAACTAAATTCTTTAATATCTGTTTTTAGTAGGTATTGTATGAATTTAAATCGttgccataatatataatatataatgaaaacttacataaattaaaaaatagtttgaacGGAAGCACAAATTCTTacaagaatttttttgaatactaattttcatttaaatatttttatttaaactcttcggctatttttttgtcttttgaattTCTAAGGGATAACGTCCTATTTCCCCATCAAAACTATCTTATCGTACTAGATGGAGCCGGAACTTTGACATCGTCGTAAGTATCCACAAAACAAGATCTCTCAACCTATATATCTCCAAATCTAAAGTTCTCATTTACTTCtccatattttttggtttaatcgaTTTACAAATTAAACCGCTAGAAAACCAGTCAAACCAGATATAAAACATAGTTTAAAACCCGATTGACCTTATAAACCCGACCCGGTCTAAGAATTTTTATAACCCGATCAGAAATTCTCAAacctaagaaccctaaaatcatcattttctaaaatcatcattttctaaaatcatgaacaccGTCTCTTGCATTGGGGCAATATGTTTCAGGTGGGTGCATAAACCCAGCCAATTTCCTACCAAACTCTCGCTTATCCACCACTGGCGCCAAGAGAAGCCCTCGTGACTTCCACATTCCAGTAATCATTTGTGTTCTTAATTGATTTTGGAgttgaaaaaaatttgtaatttgagaattttttttgcagattttaTCTTCATTTCTGATCGGATTTGATGTGTTCTTGGTTCAGTGAACCATGATTCCAATCACCAGAACTTGAATAAACCCAACTAAGAGTTTTGGAGCTGCAATCGTCTATAAAAAAGGACCACGTGAATCTCCATTATATACAACAATTATGATTGATCTTTTATGTCAATTTGGTTgaattgtttatttgatttttcttggatGCAGTGGATTTTCTGGGTTGGACGGACCATTCATCCGAGCAGCCTTCATTAGCATTCAAAAGCAgaagctgattttttttttttgggtttttagaaGTTCACAGTTGCTTTATCTTTGTTTGTATTGAGCTTTGACATTTTTGAGATCTGGTCATATTTGTTTAAATggatttttctatttcttcttctctctgggTTATTTGATGTGGATGATCTGGTTAAACGTTAATGAAAATATGATATAGTGTTCGTTGAGATGGggaaaagagatttaaaaaataaaaaagaattggtgatttaattatataaacggGTCGAAATCAGGTTGAAATCGGTTTACAACTTTTGTTAGTTGGTTAGacaaccaataaaccaataattaaccaATTAAACCTGTATTTATGGAGAAATTGATGAGAATTATGGATTCAAGGagatttagaaataaaattttggatttggagAGATATAGGATGAGAGACATTTGTGCAGAGATATTTAAGACGAGGTGAAAGTTCTGGCTTTATCTAGTAAGATGTGATAATTTTCATGTGGAACTAGGACGTTTTCCCAATTTCTAAAAAAGAGTTTAAGACTTTAAggttattttataagaaaataaaagtagcGGGCTAAATTGCAATACCTTGTAAACAGTGaatcatcaaaaataaatagagagagTAGTAGATATGATATGACAGAGCTAATTACAGGTTTAACTAGCCATAGCCATCACGCCACCTGGCAATAGAtaaattgataagaaaaaaaaatcagtacctACCTGTTAGTATATGGAAACATGAGTAGTGTATAAGAAAATTCAAATAATGTGGACATGCATGGATTAAGCCAATATGTAATTGACACGCGTCTGAAGAACGTTACAGGAGCCCACAAATGGAACTCAATGGTCGGTTTTGATAGGCTCTAAGCATAGATGTCGGTCATGTGGACCCATTAAATCTCTGTAGCCACGTCGGCAAAAGctaaatttcagattttttttttccgggttAATTTACTATACATAGATAACTCCGCTAATAAATTACCTTGTTAAGAcgttacaaaaagaaaaagaaaaaaaagcatgcAGCAAAGTGAAGGTGTACGTGAagctttttatatatactttgaaATAGTTAAGAGAAttaaattatgtatatgtaATGTATGTGGTTCGTTTTTTCTGCTGTACAAGATTACGAACGGACGTTAGCTTTGTCATTATAGTAGAACAAGACTGAACAGACGGGGCATTGAGAACGCACCATTTTGGATTTTGcttatacatttattatttagatGATCAAAATGAATCGTGCTCGGTTGAAAGATTTAACGTCGACAATGCCACATAATCACGGAATCCAGTGGCGGATCTAGAGAAAATATTTGCATAAGGCACCGTTCATGTAGttagtaaatattttaaaaataatttgtgtaaAGTTACTAAAAATTGcatgaattttataataaaaaatgacttccattgatttttatatttatatatatacatatactagttacatatatatcacaaaaagtatatataggttgtaaattattatataactttgaccaaaaatatgttacctaaaaaatgattttaattaaatttgctCAAAAGAAACTTACATGTAAacattagaaaacaaattatataatagagatagagcaaatcaaaataaaagtaataatatgaAGAGATGTCAACCAAACTAAAATGGGAGAAAGGAGCCTCTAACTCATCAACTGGAGAAATAACCAATTGATCTAACAAATAAGTATACAGTACActattgattattattttttttcaaatcagcATGGGGCACGTGCCCTACCTTCTTCCTATGTGCATCCGCCCCTGGCTGAGACGTTTCATAACACACGCTACTTGTAACGTaaacaaatctttttattttaggcATTGGGACAGCACTGTACCGACACATACCAAACAAAGCAATCGTTTCGTTTCTACACAATTATTTTGTGCACCTAAAGACTAAAGTGTTCAATTAGGATAAACCTCATGAGAAATTAGAactaactaaaaattaaaagatatatatatatatatatataaatatcttatatattttttaaaaataaaatctgtatcgTTACTAATCCAATTTTAGTTtctgtatttattattttcttaacaaaaattcccaaaataaatgaatataaacCGGAACCAGACCGTCTGGTCCAGACATAAAACATCGCGCACAATTATCCTCTTTAATACCAATACTTTTGAGTATAATGAGAGATTTGTACCCCAAagataaaacaattttatcgatcatcaaacacacacaaaaatgatCTAAACTCGATTAAATTACGTACACGTAACGGCAAGCTTTCCCATTAacgaaactcaaaaaaaaaaaaaaaagtattttgtttagtttaagaTCTCGAAAGGCCCAAATGTGTAATAACAATACATCATTAACCTAACATGGGCTTTTTTTAGTCGGGTCAAATCGGGTATAGAACCCGGAAAGTTATAACCCGACCCGGGAAATTTGACACCGAGACAGAggaaaggaggaagaagagtctACGCCATTGTTGATTCGACGAATCGAAAACATTGTTTGAATCTCCAGTATCGTGTTTCCCGTTGTTTGATTCTTCGATTTCGAATCGTATGACGTAGAATTGATCTTTAATCTCGTGTTTCTCCGGCGATTCTCAGGATATATCAGT from Camelina sativa cultivar DH55 chromosome 3, Cs, whole genome shotgun sequence includes:
- the LOC104776160 gene encoding dehydrin COR47-like, with amino-acid sequence MAEEYKNTVPEHETPKVVATDESSTTTTPEVTDRGMFDFLGKKKEAETTTLESEFDHKAQVSEPELAAEHEEVKENKITLLEELQEKTEEDKVNKPSVIEKLHRSNSSASSSDDEEGEEKKGVAEKIKEKLPGHHDKETEDQDVQVVTTLKVPIPESAVEHHQTESGENKGVMDKIKEKLPGHDDKETEDSPVPTSTPVTVTEHPVGHSEEHPVEKKGILEKIKEKLPGYHAKTEEEKNEKESSD
- the LOC104776162 gene encoding dehydrin ERD10-like, encoding MAEEYKNNVATEEPSTTTTPEIKERGMFDFLKKKEEVKPQETNTLASDFEHKTQISEPEPFVAKHQKEEEKEHKPTLLEQLHQKHEEEEENKPNLFEKLHRSNSSSSSSSDEEGEDGEKRKKKKDKKKILEGDAKTEEENQGVMDKIKDKFPHGVKTEGHDVPVVTNMPAPHPVEHQKPEEEEKKGLMDKIKEKLPGHSKKPEESQVVNTTPLVETATPIAEHPEEKKGFMEKIKEKLPGYHAKTEEEKKEKESA